In bacterium, the genomic stretch GCGGAATCGCCGCTCCGTAGACAGTTAAGGTTGAAAATGTTATGTGGTGCGGACGAGTTCGCGGCCCCCTATGGCTTTGCTGCTTTCGCCGAAACGAAAGCAGGAAAAAGTTTCCGGGCCATGCATATCACCTGAAAGCTCAGCATGGTACAAAACTCCGCCGACAGGTGGAAAAGGCGACTGATGCCCAGAGTGCTCTACCTGATCGCGCTGGAGAACGTGCTCGATAACGCGATCTTCGAAAACCAGGTCCGCCGGATGCTGGCCGCAGTACACCGCGCCGGGGGGGCCAGGGTGACCCTGCTCGTGCTGCTGCCCTGGCTGGAGGTCACGCGACGGGGAGTGTACAGCAATTTCCGGCGTCACCGTGAGGCCCTGGCTGCGCTGAAAGAATCCCTGGCCGCCGATGGCATAGAGCTGGTGCTGCGGCGCTCGTTCGTGCCCTCGGCCTTTTTCAACATGCGCACTCGGCTGCTGCGCTGGTTTGTCCTGTCCAGCCTGCCCGCGTTCCTGGCTCAGGTGCGGCGGACCCGGCCGGATATTGTGCACTGCCGCTACTACTACGCCGCACGCCTGGCCCTGGCCGCGAGGAAAATGAGCGGGGTCGCCTATAAAGTCATTTTCGACCTGCGCACCCTTCTGCCGGAGCAGGGGCTGGTCAACGGCCAGTGGAGCGAGCAGAGCGGGCCTTTCAAGGCCTGGAAGGCCCTGGAGCGGCGGATGCTGCATGCGGCCGACCGCGTGGTCTCGGTCTCGCCGGCCATGACCGCGCACGTGTGCGGCGAGAACCCCGGGCTCACGGTCGAAACGATCCCCAATTTCGTGGACCTGGAACGGTTCCGCCCGGATGAGGGCCTGCGCAATTCACTGCGCACCGAGCTGGGGATCGGGGGGCGTTGCGTGCTGGTGTTCTGCGGCACCCTGGGCGGGCGCTACCCGGCCGCGCGGATCGCCGAGTGCGTGGGGGTGTTTTTCTCTATTTTCGGGCCGGACAGTTTTTTCCTGCTCCTGAGCCCCTCGGATGACAAGCGTATCGCCCCGCTGGCGCTCTCGCTGCAGGAGTCCGGGCTGCACCGAGGCCTGGACTGGGAGTGCGTCGGGGTGAACACGGAGTCGGTGCCGCGCTATCTCAACGCTGCGGACTGGTCGCTGCTGGCCCTGGCCGATTTCAGGACCAGCGAGACATTCCTGCCGCTCAAATTCTCGGAATACCTGGCCCTGGGCCTGCCGATACTGGTCCATCCGGCCAACACCGAGCTGGTGCGCCTGACCGCCGAGCTTGGCGTGGGTGAGGCGCTGGAGGCCACCCGCGACCCGGAGGAGCTTCATCGCAGCCTGGAGCGCCGTCGTGACAGCCTGCGCGCCGCCTGCCTGCGCACGGCGCGCGAGGGTTTCGGCCTGAGCGCGTTCGCCGAGCGCTACAGC encodes the following:
- a CDS encoding glycosyltransferase → MPRVLYLIALENVLDNAIFENQVRRMLAAVHRAGGARVTLLVLLPWLEVTRRGVYSNFRRHREALAALKESLAADGIELVLRRSFVPSAFFNMRTRLLRWFVLSSLPAFLAQVRRTRPDIVHCRYYYAARLALAARKMSGVAYKVIFDLRTLLPEQGLVNGQWSEQSGPFKAWKALERRMLHAADRVVSVSPAMTAHVCGENPGLTVETIPNFVDLERFRPDEGLRNSLRTELGIGGRCVLVFCGTLGGRYPAARIAECVGVFFSIFGPDSFFLLLSPSDDKRIAPLALSLQESGLHRGLDWECVGVNTESVPRYLNAADWSLLALADFRTSETFLPLKFSEYLALGLPILVHPANTELVRLTAELGVGEALEATRDPEELHRSLERRRDSLRAACLRTAREGFGLSAFAERYSAIYGELANHAPAKAE